The genomic interval GCGTGCCGGACAGCGCGATCGGCGACACGCTCGCGCGGCTGCGCTCGCGGGCCGACCGGGTCATTGCCCATCCGTCCGGACGGCCCTGGTTGCTGGGCAATTGGCGCGACGATCAGATGACGGTGGCGCGGGCCGCGAACGCGGTCCTGGCCGTCATCGGCAGGTCCGCCACCTCACCCGCCGAACTCGAAAGGCGCGTAGGGAAAGTGCGCGGACCGGCCGACGTGGAGGCGGCCGCCGGTGCCCTGCCCGGCAGCTACCACCTGCTCGCTGCCGTTGCCGGCCAGTGTTATCTGCGTGGGTCGGCGTCGGGCTCGCGCAGGTGCTTCCACGCCACGGTCGACGGTGTGACCGTGGGCGCGGACCGGGCGCGCACCCTGGCCTGGTTGATCGACGCCGACGTGGACGACCGGCAAGTGGCGGCCCAACTCGCCTATCCCGTGCTGCCCGCTCCACTGAGCGGCCGCGCGATGTGGCGCGGCGTGCACGCCGTCGCACCCGATCACGCGCTGGTGCTCGCACGCGAGGGCACCCATCGGACGACGCGGTGGTGGCGGCCCCCACCCGCCGACGCGGGATTCGCGCAGGGCGCTGCCGCATTGCGCCGCGCCCTGCGCGAGGCGGTGGCGTTGCGTGCCCGTCCGGGAGAGGTCGTCGGCGCGGATCTGTCGGGCGGAATGGATTCGACGTCGGTATGTTTTCTCGCCGCGCAGGCCGGAGCGCGCCCGGTCACCGCCACCCTGCACTGGTCGGCTCCGGGCAATGAGGACCACGCCTACGCCGATCACGCCGCCGATCACCTCCCCGGGGTCGAACGACTCGTCTTTCCCTCGGCCGAATTACCCGAGTTCCTCGCGGGTCTGACCCATCGCCATCAGCCCGCGGACGAGCCCATGGGCATCGTCCGCGACCGCGCGCAGCAGCGAGCGATAGCCGAACTCATGGTCGCGCGCGGCGCCTCGGTCCGGTTGACGGGCCACGGCGGCGACTATCTCGTCGTGCCGCCTGCCCTGTATGTGCACGATCTGCTGCGCCGCCGTCCCGTGGCGGCGCTGCGGCACCTCACCGGATTGCGGGCGCGCGGGCGCTGGAGTCCGAGCGCGACCATTCGCCTGTCGGCCCATCGGAGTCCCTACTCCCGCTGGCTCGTCGCGGCGAGTGGCCGGCTGCGGGATACCGATACCGTGTCGACGCCGGACGAATGGGGTGAGAGATTCCGGCTGC from Nocardia wallacei carries:
- a CDS encoding asparagine synthase; the protein is MRGETPCWFVCVPDSAIGDTLARLRSRADRVIAHPSGRPWLLGNWRDDQMTVARAANAVLAVIGRSATSPAELERRVGKVRGPADVEAAAGALPGSYHLLAAVAGQCYLRGSASGSRRCFHATVDGVTVGADRARTLAWLIDADVDDRQVAAQLAYPVLPAPLSGRAMWRGVHAVAPDHALVLAREGTHRTTRWWRPPPADAGFAQGAAALRRALREAVALRARPGEVVGADLSGGMDSTSVCFLAAQAGARPVTATLHWSAPGNEDHAYADHAADHLPGVERLVFPSAELPEFLAGLTHRHQPADEPMGIVRDRAQQRAIAELMVARGASVRLTGHGGDYLVVPPALYVHDLLRRRPVAALRHLTGLRARGRWSPSATIRLSAHRSPYSRWLVAASGRLRDTDTVSTPDEWGERFRLPPWAGEAAAEMLGELLRSAAAAATPLSDERGRHAWIQQIREAGRGARILAQLSEPIGLDTDSPFCDDSVVEACLSVHPELARNPWSYKPLLAEAMRGLVPPRILRRSTKDHCTEEWFGGLRAHRRDLMDWAEDARLVAMGLVDASALRRAVAGPAMLTGGFTQLDNTLGAEEWLRDLAAHPVPAYLSRTDTSVPR